One segment of Pantoea sp. Lij88 DNA contains the following:
- the ppk1 gene encoding polyphosphate kinase 1, with protein sequence MGQVKLYIEKELSWLSFNERVLQEAADKSNPLIERMRFLGIYSNNLDEFYKVRFADLKRRILIGEEQGSASTPRHLFKKIQQRVMKSDLEFDALYNDLLLEMARNQIFLINERQLSANQQAWLRHYFKHELRQHISPILITQETDLTEFLKDDYTYLAVEIIRGDNIQYALLEIPSDKVPRFINLPAEPPRRRKPMILLDNILRYCLDDIFKGFYDYDALNAYSMKMTRDAEYDLVTEMESSLLELMSSSLKQRLTAEPVRFVYQRDMPDTMVSLLCHKLSISNLDSILPGGRYHNFKDFIGFPNVGKNNLVNRPLPQIRHIGFDGFRNGFDAIRDRDVLLYYPYHTFEHVLELLRQASFDPSVLAIKINIYRVAKHSRIMDAMIHAAYNGKKVTVVVELQARFDEEANIYWAKRLTEAGVHVIFSAPGLKIHAKLFLISRREGEEIVRYAHIGTGNFNEKTARLYTDYSLLTADARITNEVRRVFNFIENPYRPVTFDHLMVSPQNSRRMLYELIDTEIANAQQNKPCGITLKINNLVDKGLVDRLYTASSVGVKVNLLVRGMCSLIPDLPGISENIRVISIVDRYLEHDRVYIFENGGDKKVFLSSADWMTRNIDYRIEVAVAILDPHIRQRILDIIAIQLSDTVKARIVDKELSNHYVQRGNRRKVRSQLAIYDYIKNLEQPE encoded by the coding sequence ATGGGTCAGGTAAAGCTTTATATTGAAAAAGAATTAAGCTGGTTATCCTTTAATGAACGGGTTTTGCAGGAAGCAGCAGACAAAAGCAATCCACTGATTGAGCGGATGCGCTTTCTGGGGATCTACTCCAACAACCTCGACGAATTCTATAAAGTGCGTTTCGCCGACCTCAAACGCCGCATTCTGATTGGTGAAGAGCAGGGTTCTGCCAGTACGCCACGCCATCTGTTTAAGAAAATTCAGCAGCGGGTGATGAAGTCCGATCTGGAGTTTGATGCGCTTTATAACGATCTGCTGCTGGAGATGGCACGCAATCAGATCTTCCTGATCAATGAACGTCAGCTCTCAGCCAATCAGCAGGCGTGGCTGCGCCACTATTTCAAACATGAACTGCGCCAGCATATCTCGCCGATCCTGATCACCCAGGAAACGGATCTGACCGAATTCCTTAAAGATGACTACACCTATCTGGCGGTTGAGATTATTCGCGGTGACAATATTCAGTATGCGCTGCTGGAGATCCCATCCGACAAAGTACCGCGTTTCATCAATTTACCGGCAGAGCCGCCGCGCCGCCGTAAGCCGATGATCCTGCTGGACAACATTTTACGTTACTGCCTGGATGACATTTTTAAAGGCTTCTACGACTACGACGCGCTCAACGCCTATTCAATGAAAATGACGCGTGACGCCGAGTACGACCTGGTCACGGAGATGGAATCGAGCCTGCTGGAGCTGATGTCCTCCAGCCTGAAGCAGCGACTGACGGCGGAACCGGTGCGTTTTGTCTATCAGCGCGATATGCCCGACACGATGGTGTCGCTGCTGTGCCACAAGCTTTCTATCTCTAACCTGGACTCCATCCTGCCAGGCGGCCGCTACCACAACTTCAAAGACTTTATCGGCTTCCCGAACGTCGGCAAAAATAACCTTGTGAACCGCCCGCTGCCGCAGATTCGCCACATTGGGTTTGATGGCTTCCGCAACGGCTTCGATGCGATTCGCGATCGCGATGTGCTGCTCTACTATCCGTACCACACCTTTGAGCATGTGCTGGAGTTGCTGCGTCAGGCGTCGTTTGACCCGAGCGTGCTGGCGATCAAAATCAACATTTACCGCGTTGCGAAACACTCCCGCATCATGGATGCGATGATCCATGCCGCCTATAACGGTAAAAAAGTCACGGTGGTGGTGGAGTTGCAGGCGCGCTTTGATGAAGAAGCCAACATCTACTGGGCGAAACGCCTGACCGAAGCGGGCGTGCATGTGATTTTCTCTGCGCCGGGCCTGAAAATCCACGCCAAGCTGTTCCTGATTTCACGCCGCGAAGGCGAAGAGATTGTCCGTTATGCGCATATCGGTACCGGCAACTTTAACGAGAAAACCGCGCGCCTCTATACCGACTACTCACTGCTGACCGCGGATGCGCGCATCACCAATGAAGTGCGCCGGGTGTTCAACTTTATTGAGAATCCTTACCGGCCTGTGACGTTCGATCACCTGATGGTGTCGCCGCAGAACTCGCGCCGGATGCTGTATGAACTGATCGATACCGAAATCGCCAACGCCCAGCAGAATAAGCCCTGCGGCATTACTCTGAAAATCAACAATCTGGTGGACAAAGGTCTGGTTGATCGGCTTTATACAGCCTCCAGCGTAGGGGTGAAGGTTAATCTTCTGGTGCGCGGAATGTGTTCATTGATCCCTGATTTGCCTGGGATCAGTGAAAATATTCGTGTCATCAGTATTGTTGACCGTTATCTGGAACACGATCGCGTCTATATTTTTGAGAATGGCGGCGATAAAAAGGTGTTCCTCTCCTCCGCTGACTGGATGACACGTAATATCGATTACCGCATCGAAGTGGCAGTGGCGATCCTCGATCCCCACATCCGGCAGCGCATACTCGACATTATTGCTATTCAGTTGAGTGATACGGTGAAAGCCCGCATCGTCGATAAAGAGTTGAGTAACCATTACGTCCAGCGTGGCAATCGCCGTAAAGTGCGCTCGCAGCTGGCCATTTATGATTACATCAAGAACCTGGAACAACCTGAATAA
- a CDS encoding ABC transporter permease subunit has protein sequence MSANHIPVQFSDRKRRAVDRLTRRLVTCCGVAILLLMLLLFCWLIGVVLPLFNAPGLQVAASQQLWDRAPALAIGNQGNVGWRISARGAARFIPLDGQPAEPALALTPAPDDAVQSADGQTLLLNMQGALTLMQPTTDHQWRFPLGDKPFHLPDGAVTKMALATRHAGQWRIAALTEAGLRVLTLGTDRQASIIPLPQRQLDLLALSPSGDLLYTTEGTLLRVWQLDDDRAVLRETHTLPARPTSLHLLVGGRSLLIQDHSGVTQWFAIASDQGPRLQRIRTFADSDGETILVTESRRRVFATLSKQGMLRLFASKQNGPILQRQLEPGIVQAQFSPRGDSLLIERPGSWQTLRLDNPWPDVTWRNFWQKIWYENYPGPDWVWQSTAAGDSYQAKFSLMPMVMGTLKAASLALLFATPLALAAAMYTAWFMAPGLRRWVKPAIEMMGALPSVVVGLIAGIWLAPHIGQALVGVLLLPLTLAGSLLLCGVFSARLPPRWRQPGREVLLLLPLLLLVTLLTLWLPTLVIPDAGDWLPHYEQRNLLVAALAMGFALVPLIFTLSEDALFSVPAALGQGSLALGATPWQTLTRVVLPGASAGIFAALMIGLGRAVGETMILLMATGNTPQSEGGLFSGLRALSANIAIEMPEAAAGSAHYRVLFLSALMLLLFTLVINTVAELIRQRLRQRYSQHEEQA, from the coding sequence ATGAGCGCAAACCACATTCCTGTCCAATTCAGCGATCGCAAGCGTCGTGCCGTTGACCGTCTGACGCGGCGGCTGGTCACCTGTTGTGGCGTGGCGATCCTGCTGTTGATGCTGCTGCTGTTCTGCTGGCTGATTGGCGTGGTGTTACCGCTGTTTAATGCGCCAGGCCTGCAAGTGGCGGCCAGTCAGCAACTCTGGGATCGTGCGCCAGCCTTAGCGATTGGTAATCAGGGCAATGTTGGCTGGCGTATCAGCGCGCGCGGTGCGGCCCGTTTTATTCCGCTGGATGGTCAGCCTGCAGAACCGGCGCTGGCCCTGACCCCTGCACCCGATGACGCCGTGCAGAGTGCCGATGGGCAGACGCTGCTGCTGAATATGCAGGGCGCGCTGACGCTGATGCAGCCCACAACCGACCATCAGTGGCGTTTCCCGCTGGGCGACAAACCTTTTCATCTGCCCGATGGCGCGGTGACGAAGATGGCGCTGGCGACGCGCCATGCAGGTCAGTGGCGCATTGCCGCACTCACCGAGGCGGGACTTCGGGTGCTGACGCTGGGCACCGATCGCCAGGCCTCGATTATTCCGCTGCCACAACGTCAGCTGGATTTGCTGGCGCTCTCGCCATCCGGCGATCTGCTCTATACCACCGAAGGCACTCTGCTGCGGGTCTGGCAACTTGATGATGACCGGGCAGTGTTGCGCGAAACCCACACTCTGCCGGCGCGTCCGACCAGTCTGCATCTGCTGGTGGGTGGCCGAAGCCTGCTGATTCAGGATCACAGCGGCGTCACGCAGTGGTTCGCGATTGCCAGCGATCAGGGGCCACGCCTGCAGCGTATCCGGACCTTTGCCGACAGCGATGGCGAGACGATTCTGGTGACGGAATCACGACGGCGTGTGTTTGCGACGCTCAGTAAACAGGGGATGCTGCGCCTGTTCGCCAGCAAGCAGAATGGCCCGATACTGCAGCGTCAGCTGGAGCCTGGCATTGTGCAGGCGCAGTTTTCTCCCCGTGGCGACAGCCTGCTGATTGAGCGGCCGGGAAGCTGGCAGACGCTGCGACTCGACAATCCGTGGCCGGACGTCACCTGGCGCAATTTCTGGCAAAAAATCTGGTATGAAAACTACCCCGGCCCCGACTGGGTCTGGCAATCGACCGCGGCCGGTGACAGCTATCAGGCTAAGTTCAGCCTGATGCCGATGGTGATGGGGACGCTGAAAGCGGCCAGTCTTGCGCTACTGTTTGCTACGCCGCTGGCGCTGGCTGCGGCAATGTACACCGCGTGGTTTATGGCACCAGGCCTGCGACGCTGGGTTAAACCGGCAATCGAGATGATGGGCGCGCTGCCGAGCGTCGTGGTGGGGCTGATTGCCGGGATCTGGCTCGCGCCGCATATTGGTCAGGCACTGGTGGGCGTGCTGCTGCTGCCGCTGACGCTGGCGGGTTCGCTGCTGCTGTGCGGCGTGTTCAGCGCACGTTTGCCGCCGCGCTGGCGTCAGCCCGGCCGTGAGGTGCTGCTTCTGCTGCCGCTGTTGCTGCTGGTCACGTTGCTGACGCTGTGGCTGCCCACGTTGGTGATACCGGATGCGGGCGACTGGCTGCCGCATTACGAGCAGCGCAATCTGCTGGTGGCGGCGCTGGCGATGGGCTTTGCGCTGGTGCCGTTGATTTTCACCCTCTCTGAAGATGCGCTGTTCAGCGTGCCCGCGGCGCTGGGGCAGGGCTCGCTGGCACTGGGCGCGACGCCATGGCAGACCCTGACCCGCGTCGTGCTGCCTGGTGCGTCCGCCGGTATTTTTGCCGCCCTGATGATTGGTCTGGGACGGGCCGTAGGAGAAACCATGATTTTGCTGATGGCGACCGGCAACACACCGCAAAGTGAAGGTGGCCTGTTCAGCGGGCTGCGCGCGCTCTCCGCCAATATTGCCATTGAGATGCCGGAAGCGGCAGCGGGCAGTGCCCACTATCGCGTGCTGTTTCTCAGCGCCCTGATGCTGCTGCTGTTTACGCTGGTGATTAACACGGTTGCCGAGCTGATCCGTCAGCGACTGCGTCAGCGCTACAGCCAGCACGAGGAGCAGGCATGA
- the pstA gene encoding phosphate ABC transporter permease PstA, whose amino-acid sequence MKAMRQNDRWRWLTAGAVAVCLLAFTLLIGLLAWQGVRAFWPQRVDLYTFSQPEGGETRLLGETLEHQRRFPAPADEQGNSGGLVNRYLIKTGNRDWDAPDFRVVYSRAAANVSQPADVMVLQRRSHGEAYGWFVGLREDNEELTAQDPDALLHQRLAQVQMLVRQANQIRRVDMARINSQREQLDEQAATNRAAGRFDLQAESEYQANQAALQRRFNQLSETLASLQLQSQRDMLILRDVQGTEHALPLTEIVDSWKPNAMTLTGKTGHFLHQLWRFVSDSPAEGESESGAFPAIFGTVLMVLLMSVVVMPLGVIAAIWLHEYAGRNALTRLVRIAVVNLAGVPSIVYGVFGLGFFVWLVGGTIDQLFFASALPNPTFGTPGLLWASLTLALLTLPVVIVATEEGLSRIPNSLRQGSLALGATQAETLWNVVLPMAVPAMLTGLILAVARAAGETAPLMLVGVVKMVPELPVDAVFPYLHLDRKFMHLGFQIYDLAFQSPNIEADRPLVFATALLLVLIILSLNMLAMGLRHRLRERYRLMTQ is encoded by the coding sequence ATGAAGGCGATGCGACAGAATGACCGCTGGCGCTGGTTAACCGCCGGTGCCGTCGCCGTCTGCCTGCTGGCCTTTACGCTGCTGATCGGGCTGCTGGCCTGGCAGGGCGTGCGCGCTTTCTGGCCGCAGCGCGTGGACCTTTATACGTTCAGTCAGCCTGAAGGTGGCGAAACACGCCTGCTGGGCGAAACCCTGGAACATCAGCGACGCTTTCCGGCTCCGGCCGATGAGCAGGGTAACAGCGGCGGCCTGGTGAACCGTTATCTGATCAAAACCGGTAACCGTGACTGGGACGCACCCGATTTCCGCGTCGTCTACAGCCGCGCGGCTGCGAATGTCAGCCAGCCAGCGGATGTCATGGTGCTGCAACGCCGCAGCCACGGTGAGGCCTATGGCTGGTTTGTCGGCCTGCGTGAAGATAATGAAGAGTTAACTGCGCAGGATCCCGATGCGCTGCTGCATCAGCGGCTCGCACAGGTGCAGATGCTGGTGCGGCAGGCTAATCAGATTCGCCGCGTTGATATGGCGCGCATCAATAGCCAGCGTGAGCAGCTGGATGAGCAGGCGGCCACCAACCGTGCTGCCGGGCGCTTTGATCTGCAGGCAGAATCGGAATATCAGGCCAATCAGGCCGCGTTGCAGCGCCGCTTTAATCAGCTGAGTGAGACCCTGGCTTCTCTGCAACTGCAGAGTCAGCGTGACATGTTAATTCTGCGGGATGTGCAGGGCACCGAACATGCGCTCCCGCTGACCGAAATTGTCGACAGCTGGAAGCCGAACGCGATGACGCTGACCGGCAAAACCGGGCATTTTCTGCATCAGCTGTGGCGGTTTGTCAGTGACTCACCTGCCGAGGGCGAAAGTGAATCCGGGGCGTTTCCGGCGATCTTTGGCACCGTGCTGATGGTGCTGCTGATGTCGGTCGTGGTGATGCCGCTGGGCGTCATCGCCGCCATCTGGCTGCACGAATATGCCGGACGCAATGCGCTGACCAGACTGGTACGCATCGCGGTGGTCAATCTGGCGGGCGTCCCCTCAATTGTTTATGGCGTGTTTGGTCTGGGCTTCTTTGTCTGGCTGGTGGGCGGCACCATTGATCAGCTCTTCTTCGCCAGCGCGCTGCCCAATCCCACTTTTGGCACGCCGGGCTTGCTGTGGGCGTCACTGACCCTGGCGTTACTCACGCTGCCGGTGGTGATTGTGGCGACCGAAGAGGGCTTATCGCGCATCCCCAACAGCCTGCGGCAGGGCTCGCTGGCGCTGGGGGCGACCCAGGCAGAAACGCTGTGGAACGTGGTGCTGCCGATGGCGGTGCCGGCCATGCTGACCGGCCTGATTCTGGCAGTGGCGCGTGCCGCCGGTGAAACCGCGCCCCTGATGCTGGTTGGCGTAGTAAAAATGGTGCCGGAACTGCCGGTCGATGCGGTGTTTCCTTATCTGCATCTGGATCGCAAGTTTATGCATCTGGGCTTCCAGATTTACGATCTGGCGTTTCAGAGTCCGAATATTGAAGCTGACCGGCCGCTGGTGTTCGCCACCGCGCTGCTGCTGGTGCTGATTATTCTGTCGCTTAATATGCTGGCGATGGGCCTGCGTCACCGTCTGCGTGAACGCTATCGCCTTATGACTCAATAA
- the pstB gene encoding phosphate ABC transporter ATP-binding protein PstB yields the protein MTMTSDTDIALTVNHLSLWYGERQALQDISLQVPKNRITALIGPSGCGKSTLLRCFNRMNDVIDHCRVEGDVLLGSQPILRPEQDLSALRRRVGMVFQRPNPFPKSIYENVVYGLRLQGVRDRRVLNEACERALRAAALWSEVKDQLSQNALTLSTGQQQRLVIARAIAIEPEVLLLDEPTSALDPISTLVIEELMTTLKQHFTLVLVTHNMQQASRVSDYTAFMHQGALVEFDETDRIFTAPKQRRTEDYITGRYG from the coding sequence ATGACTATGACGTCCGACACGGATATCGCGCTGACCGTTAACCATCTGTCGCTGTGGTATGGCGAGCGCCAGGCGCTGCAGGATATTTCTTTGCAGGTGCCAAAAAACAGGATTACCGCGCTGATTGGCCCGTCGGGCTGTGGCAAATCGACGCTGCTGCGCTGCTTTAATCGCATGAATGACGTGATTGATCACTGTCGGGTAGAGGGGGATGTGCTGCTGGGGTCGCAGCCGATCCTGCGGCCGGAGCAGGATCTCTCCGCGCTGCGCCGTCGGGTCGGCATGGTGTTCCAGCGGCCCAATCCGTTTCCAAAATCGATCTATGAAAATGTGGTTTACGGGCTGCGTTTGCAGGGTGTACGCGATCGGCGTGTGCTTAACGAAGCCTGTGAACGTGCGCTGCGTGCAGCCGCGCTGTGGAGTGAGGTCAAAGATCAGCTGTCACAGAATGCGCTGACGCTCTCAACCGGACAGCAGCAGCGGCTGGTGATTGCCCGCGCGATTGCGATTGAGCCGGAAGTGCTGCTGCTGGATGAGCCGACCTCCGCGCTGGACCCCATCTCCACGCTGGTGATTGAAGAGTTAATGACCACGCTGAAGCAGCACTTCACGCTGGTGCTGGTGACGCACAACATGCAGCAGGCCTCGCGCGTGTCAGATTACACCGCGTTTATGCATCAGGGCGCGTTAGTGGAGTTTGATGAGACCGACCGGATTTTCACCGCGCCGAAGCAGCGACGGACTGAAGATTACATTACGGGGCGTTACGGCTGA
- the purN gene encoding phosphoribosylglycinamide formyltransferase, with translation MKKLVVLISGNGSNLQSILDACESGRIHGSVVAVFSNRAAAYGLTRAQEAGIPAHALTASDFADREAFDRQLIAEIEAYRPDLIVLAGYMRILSSAFVAHFHDRLLNIHPSLLPKYPGLHTHRQALENGDSEHGTSVHFVTDELDGGPVILQAKVPVFPGDSEAEITERVQHQEHAIYPLVIGWFVEGRLAMRDGKAWLDGEPLPPQGYAND, from the coding sequence ATGAAGAAGCTGGTTGTACTGATTTCCGGCAACGGAAGTAACCTTCAGTCCATCCTTGACGCCTGTGAAAGCGGGCGGATTCACGGCAGCGTCGTTGCCGTGTTCAGCAACCGTGCCGCCGCTTATGGCCTGACGCGGGCGCAGGAGGCGGGGATTCCCGCCCACGCGCTTACCGCCAGCGACTTCGCTGACCGCGAAGCCTTTGATCGTCAGCTCATTGCTGAAATCGAAGCCTACCGTCCGGATCTGATTGTGCTGGCCGGTTATATGCGCATTCTCAGCAGCGCTTTCGTGGCGCATTTTCACGATCGCCTGCTGAATATCCACCCTTCCCTGTTACCGAAATATCCGGGTCTGCATACCCATCGTCAGGCGCTGGAAAATGGCGACAGCGAACATGGCACGTCCGTGCATTTCGTGACGGACGAACTGGATGGCGGTCCGGTGATCCTGCAGGCCAAAGTTCCGGTCTTTCCTGGCGACAGTGAAGCGGAGATTACCGAGCGGGTGCAGCATCAGGAGCACGCGATCTATCCGCTGGTGATCGGCTGGTTTGTCGAGGGTCGTCTGGCGATGCGTGACGGCAAAGCCTGGCTGGATGGCGAACCGCTGCCGCCGCAGGGCTATGCTAACGATTGA
- the purM gene encoding phosphoribosylformylglycinamidine cyclo-ligase, with protein sequence MTDKTSLSYKDAGVDIDAGNALVDRIKGVVKKTRRPEVMGGLGGFGALCALPQKYREPVLVSGTDGVGTKLRLAMDLKRHDAIGVDLVAMCVNDLVVQGAEPLFFLDYYATGKLDVDTASAVITGIAEGCLQSGCALVGGETAEMPGMYHGEDYDVAGFCVGVVEKSEIIDGSKVQDGDVLIALGSSGPHSNGYSLVRKILEVSNTDPLAEQLEGKPLADHLLEPTRIYVKNILSLIEQVDVHAIAHLTGGGFWENIPRVLPDNTQAVIDEKSWQWPAVFSWLQQAGNVSRFEMYRTFNCGVGMIIALSPADADKAIALMQAAGEKAWKLGVIKASDAEERVVING encoded by the coding sequence GTGACCGACAAAACCTCTCTCAGTTACAAAGACGCCGGTGTGGATATTGATGCTGGTAACGCTCTGGTTGACCGTATTAAAGGCGTAGTGAAAAAGACGCGTCGCCCGGAAGTGATGGGTGGACTGGGCGGTTTTGGTGCGCTTTGCGCGCTGCCGCAAAAATACCGTGAACCTGTGCTGGTCTCCGGCACCGATGGCGTTGGCACCAAGCTGCGTCTGGCGATGGATCTCAAACGTCACGATGCCATTGGCGTTGACCTGGTCGCGATGTGCGTTAACGACCTGGTGGTTCAGGGCGCTGAGCCGCTCTTCTTCCTCGACTACTACGCCACCGGCAAACTGGATGTGGATACCGCCTCTGCGGTGATCACCGGCATCGCCGAAGGTTGTCTGCAGTCGGGTTGTGCGCTGGTAGGCGGTGAAACCGCTGAGATGCCAGGCATGTATCATGGCGAAGATTACGACGTGGCCGGTTTCTGTGTCGGCGTGGTGGAAAAGTCAGAAATTATTGATGGCAGCAAGGTGCAGGATGGCGACGTACTGATCGCCCTCGGCTCAAGCGGCCCGCACTCCAACGGCTATTCGCTGGTGCGCAAGATTCTGGAAGTCAGCAACACCGATCCGCTGGCGGAACAGCTGGAAGGCAAACCGCTGGCCGATCATCTGCTGGAACCGACCCGCATCTACGTGAAAAATATCCTGAGCCTGATTGAGCAGGTCGATGTGCACGCTATCGCACACCTGACCGGCGGCGGCTTCTGGGAGAATATTCCGCGCGTGCTGCCTGACAATACCCAGGCCGTCATCGACGAGAAGAGCTGGCAGTGGCCGGCGGTCTTCAGCTGGTTACAGCAGGCGGGCAACGTCAGCCGTTTCGAGATGTACCGTACCTTTAACTGTGGCGTCGGCATGATCATTGCCCTCAGCCCGGCTGATGCGGACAAAGCAATTGCGCTGATGCAGGCCGCAGGCGAGAAAGCCTGGAAGCTCGGCGTGATTAAAGCGTCTGATGCCGAAGAGCGTGTGGTCATCAACGGATGA
- the upp gene encoding uracil phosphoribosyltransferase, translating into MKIVEVRHPLVKHKLGLMREHDISTKRFRELASEVGSLLTYEATADLETERVTIEGWNGPVEIDQIKGKKITVVPILRAGLGMMEGVLEHVPSARISVVGVYRDEETLEPVPYFQKLVSNIEERLALVVDPMLATGGSMIATIDLLKKAGCTSIKVLVLVAAPEGIAALEKAHPDVELYTASVDQGLNEKGYIIPGLGDAGDKIFGTK; encoded by the coding sequence ATGAAGATCGTGGAAGTCAGACACCCGCTGGTCAAACATAAACTGGGCCTGATGCGTGAGCATGATATCAGTACAAAGCGTTTTCGCGAGCTGGCCTCTGAAGTGGGCAGCCTGCTGACCTACGAAGCGACCGCCGATCTGGAAACAGAGCGCGTCACCATTGAGGGCTGGAACGGCCCGGTAGAGATCGATCAGATCAAAGGCAAAAAAATCACGGTGGTCCCGATCCTGCGTGCCGGCCTGGGCATGATGGAAGGGGTGCTGGAGCACGTTCCCAGCGCACGTATCAGCGTGGTCGGTGTTTACCGTGATGAAGAGACTCTGGAGCCGGTTCCCTATTTCCAGAAGCTGGTCTCTAACATCGAAGAGCGCCTGGCGCTGGTGGTCGACCCGATGCTGGCGACCGGTGGCTCCATGATTGCCACTATCGACCTGCTGAAGAAAGCGGGCTGCACCAGCATCAAAGTGCTGGTTCTGGTTGCCGCACCAGAAGGGATTGCCGCGCTGGAGAAAGCGCACCCTGACGTCGAGCTTTACACTGCGTCAGTGGATCAGGGACTGAACGAAAAGGGTTACATCATTCCCGGGCTCGGCGATGCCGGGGACAAGATTTTCGGAACCAAATAA
- the uraA gene encoding uracil permease gives MTRRAIGVSERPPLLQTIPLSLQHLFAMFGATVLVPILFHINPATVLLFNGVGTLIYLFICKGKIPAYLGSSFAFISPVLLLLPLGYEVALGGFILCGVLFCIVALIVKRAGTGWLDVMFPPAAMGAIVAVIGLELAGVAANMAGLLPAEGSAPDSKTVLISLVTLGVTVFGSVLFRGFLAIIPILVGVVAGYLLSAFMGIVDWSGVVKAPWFALPTFYTPRFEWVAMLTILPAALVVIAEHIGHLVVTANIVKKDLIRDPGLHRSMFANGLSTVISGFFGSTPNTTYGENIGVMAITRVYSTWVIGGAAILAILLSCVGKLAAVIQAIPVPVMGGVSLLLYGVIGASGIRVLIESKVDYNKAQNLILTSVILIIGVSGAKVHIGAAELKGMALATIVGVGLALIFRVISWLRPEEVVLEAEEPREH, from the coding sequence ATGACTCGTCGCGCCATTGGCGTCAGTGAACGACCGCCGTTACTGCAAACCATTCCACTCAGCCTGCAACACCTGTTCGCCATGTTTGGTGCCACGGTACTGGTTCCGATTCTGTTCCACATCAACCCGGCGACGGTGCTGTTATTCAACGGCGTCGGCACACTGATTTATCTCTTTATCTGTAAAGGCAAAATTCCCGCCTACCTCGGTTCAAGCTTTGCCTTTATCTCGCCGGTGCTGCTGTTGCTGCCGCTGGGTTATGAGGTGGCGCTGGGCGGATTTATCCTGTGCGGCGTGCTGTTCTGTATCGTGGCGCTGATTGTGAAACGCGCCGGCACCGGCTGGCTCGACGTGATGTTTCCGCCTGCGGCGATGGGCGCGATTGTCGCCGTCATCGGTCTGGAACTGGCGGGTGTGGCGGCGAATATGGCCGGCCTGCTGCCCGCAGAAGGCAGCGCGCCCGACAGTAAAACCGTGCTGATTTCGCTGGTCACGCTGGGCGTCACGGTCTTCGGTTCCGTGCTGTTCCGTGGCTTCCTGGCGATCATCCCGATTCTGGTGGGCGTAGTAGCGGGGTATCTGCTCTCTGCGTTTATGGGCATCGTTGACTGGAGCGGCGTGGTCAAAGCCCCGTGGTTTGCGCTACCCACCTTCTATACGCCGCGCTTTGAGTGGGTGGCGATGCTGACGATTCTGCCTGCGGCGCTGGTGGTCATCGCCGAGCATATCGGTCATCTGGTGGTCACTGCCAACATCGTGAAAAAAGATCTGATTCGCGACCCTGGCCTGCATCGTTCGATGTTCGCCAACGGCTTGTCGACCGTGATCTCCGGCTTCTTTGGCTCCACGCCGAATACGACCTACGGTGAAAACATCGGTGTGATGGCGATTACCCGCGTCTACAGTACCTGGGTGATTGGTGGCGCGGCGATTCTGGCGATCCTGCTCTCCTGCGTCGGCAAACTGGCGGCGGTGATCCAGGCGATCCCGGTTCCGGTCATGGGCGGCGTGTCGCTGCTGCTGTATGGCGTGATTGGCGCATCCGGTATCCGCGTGTTGATCGAATCCAAAGTGGATTACAACAAAGCGCAGAACCTGATCCTCACCTCGGTGATCCTGATCATTGGCGTCAGCGGTGCGAAGGTGCATATCGGCGCGGCAGAGCTGAAAGGCATGGCGCTGGCGACGATCGTGGGTGTCGGCCTTGCGCTGATCTTCCGGGTGATCTCGTGGCTACGTCCGGAAGAAGTAGTGCTGGAGGCTGAGGAACCGCGCGAGCATTGA